A genome region from Sulfurovum sp. TSL6 includes the following:
- a CDS encoding biotin synthase: MSNHKQQIFLCAINNILSGTCKEDCKFCTQSVRYHADIERYSYKDIGQIVSEAKAAKANGALGYCLVTAGKGLDDKKVDFVARAAQAVKAEVTDLNLIACNGTANKEQLLYLQQHGIDSYNHNLETSENYYADICTTHAWSERYETCENVKSVGLALCSGGIFGMGETKEDRDSLLNAIASLSPESTPLNFYHPNPALPIKTRNIELDEAVDIIKKARSLLGEDRLLMVAGGRELLFNGKENLMFESGANAMVIGNYLTTKGIEASSDKAMLDRLGYEVATSCDTH; encoded by the coding sequence ATGTCAAATCATAAACAACAAATATTTTTATGTGCTATCAATAACATTCTTAGCGGTACTTGCAAAGAGGACTGTAAATTCTGTACACAAAGTGTGAGATATCATGCAGATATCGAACGTTACAGTTACAAAGATATAGGACAAATCGTATCTGAAGCAAAAGCTGCAAAAGCCAACGGTGCTTTGGGGTACTGTCTGGTGACTGCCGGCAAAGGTCTCGATGATAAAAAAGTTGATTTTGTTGCACGTGCTGCACAGGCAGTCAAGGCTGAAGTCACAGACCTCAACCTTATCGCGTGTAATGGTACAGCCAACAAAGAACAGCTTCTCTACCTGCAACAGCATGGTATTGACAGCTATAACCATAACCTTGAAACCTCTGAAAATTATTATGCAGATATTTGTACAACACATGCCTGGAGTGAACGTTATGAGACCTGTGAAAATGTAAAATCCGTAGGTTTAGCACTATGTTCTGGAGGGATTTTTGGAATGGGAGAGACAAAAGAAGACAGAGACTCACTTCTGAACGCGATTGCATCTCTTAGTCCAGAATCAACGCCTCTTAACTTTTATCATCCTAACCCTGCACTTCCTATCAAAACAAGGAACATAGAACTGGATGAAGCTGTAGATATCATCAAAAAGGCACGTAGTCTTTTGGGAGAAGATAGACTTCTTATGGTGGCAGGCGGACGTGAACTTCTGTTTAACGGAAAAGAAAATCTCATGTTTGAATCTGGTGCAAATGCTATGGTTATAGGGAATTATTTGACCACCAAAGGTATCGAAGCAAGCAGCGATAAGGCGATGCTCGATAGACTTGGCTACGAGGTAGCAACAAGCTGTGATACACACTAA
- a CDS encoding cation:proton antiporter — MIHTNIVLILTLSLLIWGSPFVAKFLRLPIPPVEIILGSIIAYLGLVGHNQYFSLIAEVGFLYLMFLAGMEVDLKQITKSPKRVIQRSILFLFFMVVFSIIFGFIFDLNAIVIISMPLISIGLLASLSKVYGKEESWIRLAFIAGVLGEILSIAALTVFDAYITTGSPIELILKIGYLLLFIFVIYILYRMFNLLFWWYPELKSTLVPKLDTSAQDIRLSMALFFIMIAVMLSLELELALGAFIAGIAISAFFHHEKELEKKMSSLGFGFLVPLFFIHVGASFDLKALTLQGVVPGALLITVLMIIARLFAAIVLRGISGSSKDALLIALSLSMPLTLLVAVATIGYDTKLLDLLTYYQLILASIFEILISMTIIKALQAHKKHKEKELKV; from the coding sequence GTGATACACACTAATATCGTCCTGATACTCACCCTGTCTCTGCTTATATGGGGGAGCCCTTTTGTTGCCAAATTTTTACGTTTGCCTATCCCCCCTGTGGAAATTATATTAGGGTCTATTATTGCTTATCTTGGTTTGGTTGGTCACAACCAATACTTTAGCCTCATTGCAGAAGTCGGATTTCTCTATCTCATGTTTTTAGCTGGGATGGAAGTCGATTTAAAACAGATCACAAAAAGTCCTAAAAGAGTGATACAGAGATCTATACTGTTCTTATTCTTCATGGTTGTCTTTTCTATCATATTTGGTTTTATTTTTGATCTGAATGCTATTGTCATTATCTCTATGCCACTTATATCCATAGGATTGTTGGCTTCTTTATCTAAAGTATACGGAAAAGAAGAATCATGGATACGTTTAGCCTTTATCGCTGGTGTACTGGGGGAGATCTTAAGTATTGCAGCACTGACTGTCTTTGATGCTTACATTACTACAGGATCACCTATAGAACTTATTTTGAAGATCGGTTACTTGCTCCTGTTTATCTTCGTCATTTATATACTCTATAGAATGTTCAATCTGCTCTTTTGGTGGTACCCTGAACTCAAAAGCACTTTGGTGCCAAAACTGGACACTTCTGCACAGGACATACGTCTATCTATGGCCCTATTTTTTATTATGATCGCAGTCATGTTGTCATTAGAATTAGAGCTTGCCTTGGGTGCCTTTATCGCGGGAATTGCGATATCTGCATTCTTCCATCATGAGAAAGAGCTTGAAAAAAAAATGTCCAGTCTAGGCTTTGGGTTTTTGGTGCCTCTATTCTTTATCCATGTCGGAGCATCATTTGACCTGAAGGCGCTTACTCTGCAGGGAGTTGTTCCAGGAGCACTGCTTATTACAGTATTAATGATTATTGCTAGATTATTTGCTGCGATTGTATTAAGAGGGATTAGTGGTAGCTCGAAGGATGCTTTACTTATAGCGCTTTCTCTCTCTATGCCATTGACTCTGCTTGTTGCGGTTGCAACCATTGGGTATGACACAAAGTTATTAGACTTATTGACATATTATCAGCTAATCTTAGCCAGTATTTTTGAGATATTGATCTCTATGACTATCATTAAAGCTTTACAAGCACATAAAAAACATAAGGAAAAAGAGTTGAAAGTGTAA